The DNA window TGACATGACTACACAAATCTATCAATCTTAGATTGAATTTCTTGTCCAACTGATAAACCAAATGAAATACTAGTTAAATAGGTAACTGCATAAAACTGGAAGAAACACAAAACACAATAATGAAATGAAACTCATTATAACAGCATCCAAGAAAGTAAACAATTAAAagatctatgttgctcggactcttcaaaaatatattcaagtgagtgtcggatcctccaaaagtaatGCAGTTTTGGAGAATCCAACACAAGTgcaacaatatttttgaagaatccgacCAACAATAGCCTGAGAAAGGAAGGAACTAGAGTAGATAAAATTACCAATTAGTGGAAAAGCCATGGCCAAAATTATCAATATCTATGTCAACACAAAAGCTTCATTCACCATTTAAAACTCCCCTGAGACAGAGACTTAAAATACCtaccacaaaatttaatttaatttaatttaatttataaaaaaattgaaaaaaaagaagcagaaACAGTGCAAGAACAGTTAGACTAGACAAATGCATGTGCTGCAATTGATATTTACCAGAATTGCTTAAATTGGTACATTGAAAGGTAGAAAGATTATTGGCTGAGTTTTCTCTTGTAGTCCAAAAATCCACATCCATcttccaattattttttttggacaaGGAAATAACAATTTGGTTTTTTTATTTAGAGTAAATACCTAAActcataaaaacaaaatattgagAGTGTGTTTTTTATAACAAGAGGATCAAAGAAAGTAGTGAGTGGTTGGTGATGATGTTTCATTCTAGCTTCTGCGTTAAATGGACATTTGATCATGTttcattataaaaatttaaaaataatttttgttttcaaaagtaaagaatagtttttcaaaaaattaaagttatatttaGTCacgaataaaaattaaaattattttaactttttataagCAACATATTCttcaggaaaaaaaatcaaaaaatttcatCATCAAACGCGTCGTTACTTTATTTAAGTTTGATGGGATGTTGTGTTGTACTCATTTGTATTTTAGTGGGTAGAAAGTTTTATTTATAActagtataagaaatatattgTGGAAAGCTTTTCTTACACACAAAAGCTGGATAATAGAGCTATTGACATGTGACCCTTTGCAAATGGTAAAATAGACTTATTCTTTTCACTGACAAATTCCTTCACCAATAACACTTTCCTCTCCAATTAAGTCaagtattatattattttctccatttcaATTCATGCGGTTAGATTTTCCTAATctataaaataggaaaaagcTAGTCAGAGTATACAGCAATTATTCATCAACctaacattctttttttttttcccccCAAAGTCGGGTATTCATATTAGAGCTGGAttacattcaatttttttttgttttccctCAATATCCGATATCCATATTAGAGTCCGACTAAATTTTAGATTCTCCTTAACAAAGGCAACCCACATTGAAGGTAATGCGCCCCTTAAATAAGACAACTCTATATCCAGAGTGCCTCGAACCCCATTAGAGGTAAAACACTCATTAACAAAGGTGACTCGTACCCAGAAAGTTTCGAACCGAAACCTCTGATTAAGAATGGAGGAGTATTTATCATTCCATCACAACCTTAGTTGATAACCTACTAATATTCTTTCTTGCAAGTTGCTTTGTGGGTTCATTTTTTAGAGCAAATTAATAATATGGTGCCAAAAGAAGTTAATATTGTGCAATCAGCACTTTGGTACTATAAAAATGGACAAAACAAGCGTGTTACAATATTTGCTTTACTGTGTATATTGTTTATTAACATGATTTAACGgattcaactcaaaataatCCGTCAAACTAGTATTAAAAAGGATCAAAACAGTGTAATCCAATGAATCAAAATgccaagaaatataaaattgaattcgACGCTCACAATCAGAACGTCAAGCCATCAAGACTCAAGAGCTTGAAGCTATGAGCACGGTGTACCACAGTACCAGGAAAATTTTGGGTGCATGCAAAAACTTTGGGAGTCATCGTTATCATAAAACACTGCAAGTTCAGTACGACGCTTAAGAAGTTTCAGTGCATCTATCAACTGTGCAAAACCACATAAGGACACAAAGTCAACAAAACATCCAAGTTTCAGTGCATCTATCAATTGTGCAAAACCACACAAGGCCACAGTCACCAAAACAGCCAATTCAGTCTAGCAAGTTATTTATAGCATAGTCTACTGAAAGCATAATATATTGCAAGAACTACTGCTAACTAGATCCTAATTCTCTCCGGCAATAAGATCCATCACAACACGCTTAATGCTGCCATTGTTCTTCTTGAGCAACTCCTTGTTCATCTCTTTGTTGTGGAAACCCTGCAGAGACGAAATATAAAATGGTCAAAAGCTAGAAGTCGTTGCTTTGCTCAACATTGCAGAAAAGGAAGGTATAAATGTCAAACGCTAACTACCCTAATTTTAATGACCATGACAGTAACCTACCATCTCCTCCAGCTCTTCAAGCATAGGATCCCACTCAGAAACACCACAAAGATCAGCTACTGCTTGTTCCAAGTTATACTCGTTCATCCTCAAGACTTCTTTGTTTAAGTTAACCTGAGTGAAACCCATGTCCTCCAGTTCCTTGAGGAGGGCCATCTCGACATCTTCCTTTGAAGATGCTTGCACCTCTACAACAGATGGTGGTGCAACAGAAGTAACTGCTGGTGCTGCCTCGGATAAATAAATGGGGTATGAAATTGACGAACCAGCTGCAGAAGGAGAAATGCACGACTTGGACTCCTCATTGTTACGGTTTCCATCAACAACCGGCTCAACTGATTCCATGGCAGGGTTTGAGATTTTAGGGTCAGCAATGATATCCTCTATTGTCATGTCTGCATTCACATTAATAGATTCCGAACCAGCTATATCATAGCCGGCTGGAGGAAGATTCAAGTCCAGGAcctgagaggcttcataaaagAACTCCTTTTTCGGGATCATTGAAAAATCAACCTGCAAAAATGAGTTACAAATATTCAAATCGGCATCGAAGCTACCTCTTATTATCAAGACAAGAAATAATGTTGCATGCGAACAATTCTGACCTGGATAAGCACCCATACACGTTGCCCAAACTTCTCCCCTGAAGGCAAGGCCATCCTCCAGTAGGAGATGTACCTGCCAGGAAGCTTAGGAGCTGTAAAATCAACTGCCACATCAAGTTCATGGTCTACAGCCAAGCCAAACGAAGAAATCTGCAGATAGGGACAATGTATCATCGTATCACAGGACCGGAGGCATgaatgttcaaaaaaaaaaaagcacatGCGCATAAACTCTGACCTGTAATTCAACAGAGACTGAATCACCTAATCGATCTCCCCCAATCCAAACAAGTTGTGTTCCTTGTGGCCAGACAATATTACCATTGTTCCTCATCCTCCAGACCTTGGTAAATGGAGTCGATGGAGCCATCATAGTACCATCAAGTACATTGACATCCTGTTTGAAGCGGCTGTCCAGCTTAGGCGATTTTACACCGCAGCCTCGAAAGATGTCACGCTACATACAGAAAAAGTTGACAGAGTTAATCAACACAAAGAGAGTACTTacagaaaattgaaagaaaaaaagtaactCCTTATACAGGTTCATGCAAAGCCTTGAAAGCTATGGGATGATGGTAAGAAACAGGACGATCCATTCTAACGTAATCAGCATCAATTCCCATTTGTGCAAAGCATATGCTGCAGAGATCATAGTCCTCCTTTCTGCATGAGAATATGAGGATCAGTCCTTAACATTGATTAGCCAAATACCAATTATACAAAAGGTTCACGTTTCTTACACTTTAGATTTGAACCTAGGTCCAGTTATTGGATGAACCCCACAACCATCACAGCGAACACCTCTGTGGAAAATAGAGACTGTCCCATCACTGTGATTATGGTTCCTTTTAACTGGAATCTGGAAAGGAGAGTATTGAGGTTGGATAGTGTCATTTAACTCGGGCACCATAGTCATGAAATATGAACTTGGAGATCTAAATCCACCAGAAAGCTTCCCAGATAAACCAACAACACCAACAGGCTCAGCACCAGGGTGATTCTCAGTTTGCTGTTTATCAGCTGTCTTTTTTGGGCCAGTGGTTGAGGCACTAGGATATGAATTACCAAGAGCCTTCCCAACAAGATGGGAATCACCAAATTTGTTACCCTCTTCCTTCTTACCGTCTACCAGAGATGAGTTACGCTTAGGACTTTTTGATAATGGTTCACACTGAATTCCGTTTTGATCTGGTTGGGAAGACTTCAATTCTGATGCATTTATGGATACAGTATGACTTTTGGGTTGTCCTGCAGTTTTAACGGTCAGCTCCTCAGGATTCGCTGCTTGAGATGGCTCTCCACTTCTAACACTACCCATAGGGATTCCAGATACTGGACAAGCCTGCTTTAAGTAGGATAAGCCAGTCATAGAGAGAGCTTTGGAAAGCTCAGCAATTTCTCGGGCAGCTGATGAGGCTTTAGACGCCATATCTGCAGAGTGCTTTAggatttttttgctttttgatTTTGGCAATGACTTGAGAAGATCAGAAACACTCGAATTTGTGTTCGGAAATGTAGGTGGGGCCCTGACGGAAGTAGAATTTTCACTAGATGTACCTGAAGATCTACTAAGTTTTTCAGTGTTCACAGATATTCGCAGGGGATCCAGGTCCTGCCTCGTGATATCCTGCAGATCTTCATCATCAACAAGGGTTACAACATCACCATCCTCGTCAATGTATGTCAGTGTAAGTTCACTGTCGGGAGGAAAGTTGAAAAGTTTAAAGATCTTGTCTTTTAATTCATCTATGTTAAGACCAAGTTTATCATCAGCAACACGGGCATTGAATCGTCTAAGTGTCTCTCCATACTTGACCTACACAGTATACAGGGGCAGCAGAAATCCCATTAGTACAGACAAATTCATCCATCAGAGGGTACATAAGTTAGTCCCAACATATATCCATGGTCATAAGAAAATTAACCAAAATAACAAACAGAAACTTTACTGGCTCAACAGATAATTCTTTTCAAGAGTCGATGAGTTTATGTTATCATGGAAACAGAAAACTGCATATTGACAAGATTGCATAGCAGATAGCACATGGAACGCCCCCAAGGCATACAAGGATCATAAGAAAGTTAAGATTATCTGGCGAGAAAACACATCAGAGCAATTATAACAATCAAGTAATCAAGTATGCCCCAATCAGCTCACAAATCCCTTACTCCTAGGGTGTGTTCAGTATGGAGAAAAATAAGTTGCTTAGACATGAG is part of the Solanum stenotomum isolate F172 chromosome 8, ASM1918654v1, whole genome shotgun sequence genome and encodes:
- the LOC125872172 gene encoding protein JOKA2-like, producing MESSIVIKVKYGETLRRFNARVADDKLGLNIDELKDKIFKLFNFPPDSELTLTYIDEDGDVVTLVDDEDLQDITRQDLDPLRISVNTEKLSRSSGTSSENSTSVRAPPTFPNTNSSVSDLLKSLPKSKSKKILKHSADMASKASSAAREIAELSKALSMTGLSYLKQACPVSGIPMGSVRSGEPSQAANPEELTVKTAGQPKSHTVSINASELKSSQPDQNGIQCEPLSKSPKRNSSLVDGKKEEGNKFGDSHLVGKALGNSYPSASTTGPKKTADKQQTENHPGAEPVGVVGLSGKLSGGFRSPSSYFMTMVPELNDTIQPQYSPFQIPVKRNHNHSDGTVSIFHRGVRCDGCGVHPITGPRFKSKVKEDYDLCSICFAQMGIDADYVRMDRPVSYHHPIAFKALHEPRDIFRGCGVKSPKLDSRFKQDVNVLDGTMMAPSTPFTKVWRMRNNGNIVWPQGTQLVWIGGDRLGDSVSVELQISSFGLAVDHELDVAVDFTAPKLPGRYISYWRMALPSGEKFGQRVWVLIQVDFSMIPKKEFFYEASQVLDLNLPPAGYDIAGSESINVNADMTIEDIIADPKISNPAMESVEPVVDGNRNNEESKSCISPSAAGSSISYPIYLSEAAPAVTSVAPPSVVEVQASSKEDVEMALLKELEDMGFTQVNLNKEVLRMNEYNLEQAVADLCGVSEWDPMLEELEEMGFHNKEMNKELLKKNNGSIKRVVMDLIAGEN